From a region of the Pseudomonadaceae bacterium SI-3 genome:
- a CDS encoding iron-sulfur cluster carrier protein ApbC has protein sequence MTVTREAVEAVLRQYTDPNLNQDPVTAGCVRSIEVQGDRVSVQIELGYAAGLFRSGWAQMLAMAIEQLEGVTRADVQVDCVIRSHKAQDQLESMANVKNIIAVASGKGGVGKSTTAANLALALAREGARVGVLDADIYGPSQGIMFGIPEGTRPEIRDNKAFIPLEAHGVQIMSMAFLADDKTPMVWRGPMVSGALLQLITQTAWNDLDYLIVDMPPGTGDIQLTLAQKVPVVGAVIVTTPQDLALLDAKKGVEMFRKVNIPVLGVVENMAIHICSNCGHAEHLFGEGGGEKLAEQYNVELLASLPLSMAIRSQADAGKPTTIADPESQIAMIYQQMARSVGARISLSGQIIAQSMPNIVVTDD, from the coding sequence ATGACCGTCACACGCGAAGCTGTGGAAGCCGTACTGCGTCAGTACACCGACCCTAACCTGAACCAGGACCCGGTTACCGCCGGTTGCGTGCGTTCCATCGAGGTTCAGGGCGATCGCGTCAGCGTGCAGATTGAACTGGGCTACGCCGCCGGGCTGTTTCGCAGCGGCTGGGCGCAGATGCTGGCCATGGCCATCGAGCAGTTGGAAGGCGTTACTCGGGCGGACGTGCAGGTCGACTGCGTGATCCGCTCGCACAAGGCGCAGGACCAGCTCGAGTCGATGGCCAATGTGAAGAACATCATCGCCGTCGCTTCCGGCAAGGGCGGCGTGGGGAAATCCACCACGGCCGCCAATCTGGCACTGGCGCTGGCCCGCGAAGGCGCGCGGGTTGGCGTATTGGATGCGGATATCTATGGCCCGAGCCAGGGCATCATGTTCGGCATTCCCGAAGGCACCCGCCCCGAAATTCGTGACAACAAAGCCTTTATCCCGCTGGAAGCCCACGGCGTACAGATTATGTCGATGGCTTTCCTGGCCGACGACAAGACGCCGATGGTCTGGCGTGGCCCGATGGTATCCGGCGCGCTGCTGCAGCTGATCACCCAGACGGCTTGGAATGATCTGGACTATCTCATCGTGGACATGCCGCCGGGCACCGGTGACATCCAGCTGACCCTGGCGCAAAAGGTGCCTGTGGTTGGGGCGGTCATCGTGACCACGCCTCAGGATCTGGCGCTGCTGGATGCCAAGAAAGGCGTGGAGATGTTCCGCAAGGTGAACATTCCGGTACTGGGCGTCGTGGAAAACATGGCCATTCACATCTGCTCGAACTGCGGTCATGCCGAGCATCTGTTCGGCGAAGGCGGTGGCGAGAAGCTGGCAGAGCAGTACAACGTAGAGCTGCTGGCCTCGTTACCGCTGTCGATGGCAATTCGCAGCCAGGCCGACGCCGGCAAGCCGACCACCATTGCCGACCCTGAAAGCCAGATCGCGATGATCTATCAGCAAATGGCGCGCAGTGTGGGGGCACGGATTTCACTGAGCGGGCAGATCATTGCGCAGTCTATGCCGAACATCGTTGTAACCGACGACTAG
- a CDS encoding lysine transporter LysE: MWQSYFNGLLVTAGLIVAIGAQNAFVLAQSLRREHHLPVAALCILCDVLLVSVGVFGLAAVLAENPLLLKITRWGGVLFLLFYGVIALRRAARPKALLEDTQRGPRSLRSVLLAALAVTLLNPHVYLDTVLLIGSLGAQQPEPGAYTLGAASASTLWFLILALGGAWLAPWLARPLTWRLIDLGVATMMFAVAAQLVVLA, encoded by the coding sequence ATGTGGCAGAGCTACTTCAACGGACTATTGGTCACCGCCGGCCTGATCGTTGCTATCGGCGCGCAAAACGCGTTCGTTCTGGCGCAGAGCTTGCGCCGCGAGCACCATCTTCCCGTAGCCGCACTCTGCATTCTCTGCGACGTTCTGCTGGTCAGTGTCGGCGTCTTTGGCCTCGCCGCCGTGCTGGCGGAAAACCCGTTGCTGCTGAAAATCACCCGATGGGGTGGCGTGCTGTTCTTGCTGTTCTATGGCGTCATCGCGTTGCGCCGCGCAGCGCGCCCGAAAGCCCTGCTGGAAGACACCCAACGCGGTCCGCGCTCGCTGCGGAGCGTATTGCTCGCCGCGCTGGCCGTCACCTTGCTGAACCCGCACGTTTATCTCGATACGGTACTACTGATTGGCTCACTCGGGGCTCAGCAACCCGAGCCAGGGGCCTATACGCTAGGCGCCGCAAGCGCGTCGACGCTATGGTTCCTGATCCTTGCCCTGGGCGGAGCCTGGCTTGCACCGTGGCTAGCACGGCCGCTGACCTGGCGACTGATTGACCTGGGTGTCGCGACCATGATGTTCGCGGTTGCCGCGCAGCTTGTTGTCCTCGCCTAA
- a CDS encoding DNA or RNA helicase of superfamily II — translation MTDTPEPNSCPICGEPNSCGLANPATATRPCWCFSVEIAPEAREQIPDDALNKACICPRCARGELPAKP, via the coding sequence ATGACCGATACACCCGAACCTAATAGTTGCCCGATTTGTGGCGAGCCCAACAGCTGTGGCCTGGCTAATCCAGCCACTGCGACACGGCCCTGCTGGTGCTTCAGCGTTGAGATAGCGCCCGAAGCCCGCGAACAGATTCCTGATGACGCGCTCAATAAAGCCTGCATCTGCCCACGCTGCGCACGCGGCGAGTTGCCTGCCAAGCCCTGA
- a CDS encoding 16S rRNA pseudouridine(516) synthase, translating to MRLDRFFANLPHCSHRQARLLLASGRVSVNGETVCDGTHDVRVFDRIELDGEVLQAGKPARFFMLNKPVGCVSATADPQHPTVLDLLNEPDKDELHIAGRLDFNTTGLMIITNDGLWSRRLTQPASLLGKTYLVDTEDPIDPVCVDRFAQGLYFRFENLTTLPAELELLGSHQARLTLHEGRYHQVKRMFGHFNNKVTALHRERMGPLLLDPTLAPGQYRSLTPGEIAQV from the coding sequence ATGCGCCTCGACCGCTTTTTCGCCAACCTGCCCCACTGCAGCCATCGCCAAGCGCGCCTGCTACTGGCCTCGGGCCGTGTATCGGTGAATGGTGAGACCGTCTGCGATGGCACCCATGACGTTCGCGTCTTCGACCGTATCGAGCTGGACGGCGAGGTACTGCAAGCAGGCAAACCCGCACGCTTCTTTATGCTGAACAAACCGGTCGGCTGCGTCAGCGCCACCGCCGATCCGCAACACCCCACGGTGCTGGATCTGCTGAACGAGCCGGACAAGGACGAACTGCACATCGCCGGGCGGTTGGACTTCAACACCACCGGCCTGATGATCATCACCAACGACGGCCTCTGGTCCCGCCGCCTCACCCAACCGGCAAGCCTGCTGGGCAAAACCTATCTCGTAGACACCGAAGACCCCATCGACCCGGTTTGTGTCGACCGCTTCGCCCAAGGCCTCTACTTTCGCTTCGAGAACCTCACCACGCTGCCCGCCGAACTCGAACTGCTGGGCTCACACCAGGCCCGCCTGACACTGCATGAAGGCCGCTACCACCAGGTCAAACGCATGTTCGGCCACTTCAACAACAAGGTCACCGCCTTGCATCGCGAACGCATGGGTCCGCTGCTTCTCGACCCCACCCTCGCCCCAGGCCAATACCGCAGCCTGACGCCCGGAGAAATTGCGCAGGTCTGA
- a CDS encoding superoxide dismutase [Fe] (SodB; iron binding; present under aerobic and anaerobic conditions; destroys free radicals) produces MAFELPPLPFEKNALEPHISAETFEYHHGKHHQAYVTNLNNLVPGTEFEGKDLETIIKTSSGGIFNNAAQVWNHTFFWNCMAPNAGGEPTGALADAINASFGSFDKFKEEFTKTAIGTFGSGWAWLVKKSDGSVGLASTIGAGNPMTAGDKPLLTCDVWEHAYYIDYRNARPKFVEAFWNVVNWDFVAKNFA; encoded by the coding sequence ATGGCTTTCGAATTGCCGCCGCTTCCGTTTGAAAAGAACGCCCTCGAGCCGCACATTTCCGCCGAAACTTTCGAGTATCACCACGGCAAGCATCACCAGGCCTACGTGACCAACCTGAACAACCTGGTTCCAGGCACCGAATTCGAAGGCAAGGACCTGGAAACCATCATCAAGACCTCTTCCGGTGGCATCTTCAACAATGCCGCGCAGGTCTGGAACCACACCTTCTTCTGGAACTGCATGGCCCCGAACGCCGGTGGCGAGCCGACTGGCGCGCTGGCTGACGCTATCAACGCCTCGTTCGGTTCCTTTGACAAGTTCAAGGAAGAGTTCACCAAGACCGCCATCGGCACCTTCGGCTCCGGCTGGGCCTGGCTGGTGAAGAAGTCTGACGGCAGCGTCGGCCTGGCCAGCACCATTGGTGCCGGTAACCCGATGACCGCTGGCGACAAGCCGTTGCTGACCTGCGACGTCTGGGAACATGCCTACTACATCGACTACCGCAACGCCCGCCCGAAATTCGTCGAAGCGTTCTGGAACGTCGTAAACTGGGACTTCGTCGCGAAGAACTTCGCCTGA
- the metG gene encoding methionine--tRNA ligase (methionine--tRNA ligase; MetRS; adds methionine to tRNA(Met) with cleavage of ATP to AMP and diphosphate; some MetRS enzymes form dimers depending on a C-terminal domain that is also found in other proteins such as Trbp111 in Aquifex aeolicus and the cold-shock protein CsaA from Bacillus subtilis while others do not; four subfamilies exist based on sequence motifs and zinc content), protein MSEARQILVTSALPYANGSIHLGHMLEYIQTDMWVRFQKLRGNQCIYVCADDAHGSAIMLRAEKEGITPEQLIANVQAEHSADFADFLVNFDNFHSTHSEENRELSEMIYTRLRDAGHIATRSVTQYFDPEKGMFLADRFIKGTCPKCAAEDQYGDNCEKCGATYEPTELKNPRSAISGATPVLRDSKHFFFKLPDFEAMLKEWTRSGSLQDSVANKIAEWLDGGLHEWDISRDAPYFGFEIPDEPSKYFYVWLDAPIGYMASFKNLCARRPELDFDAFWKKDSSTELYHFIGKDIINFHTLFWPAMLEGAGLRKPTAVAVHGYLTVNGQKMSKSRGTFIKARTYLEHLNPEYLRYYYAAKLGRGVDDLDLNLEDFVQKVNSDLVGKVVNIASRCAGFIHKGNGGMMVDRNAAPELTDAFQTAAPSIAEAYENRDFARAMREIMALADRANAWIADKAPWALNKQDGMQDEVQAICATGINLFRQLVIFLKPVLPNLAADAERFLNVEPLGWTDLQTLLTNHQLNTFTPLLTRIEPAKIEAMIESSKEDLASTETAAQPTGNGELTKEPIAAEIAFDAFAAVDLRIALIEKCEFVEGADKLLRLTLDIGDAKRNVFSGIKSAYPDPSKLEGRLTLYVANLAARKMKFGVSEGMVLAAGPGGEEIYLLSPDSGAKPGQRVK, encoded by the coding sequence ATGTCCGAAGCCCGTCAGATCCTCGTTACTAGTGCCCTGCCCTACGCCAATGGTTCGATTCACCTTGGCCATATGCTCGAGTACATCCAGACGGACATGTGGGTGCGCTTTCAGAAGCTGCGCGGCAACCAGTGCATTTATGTATGTGCCGATGACGCCCATGGCTCGGCCATCATGCTGCGTGCCGAAAAGGAAGGCATCACGCCCGAGCAACTGATCGCCAATGTGCAGGCCGAGCACAGCGCCGACTTCGCGGACTTCCTGGTCAACTTCGACAACTTCCACTCGACCCACTCGGAAGAAAACCGCGAGCTGTCGGAGATGATCTACACCCGTCTGCGCGACGCTGGGCACATCGCCACGCGCTCGGTGACCCAGTACTTCGATCCCGAGAAAGGCATGTTCCTCGCCGACCGCTTCATCAAGGGCACCTGCCCGAAGTGCGCGGCAGAAGATCAGTACGGCGACAACTGCGAAAAGTGCGGCGCCACCTACGAGCCCACCGAACTCAAGAACCCACGCTCGGCCATCTCCGGCGCCACGCCAGTGCTGCGCGACTCCAAGCACTTCTTCTTCAAGCTGCCCGACTTCGAGGCGATGCTGAAGGAATGGACCCGCAGCGGCAGCCTGCAGGACTCAGTCGCCAACAAGATCGCCGAATGGCTCGATGGCGGGCTGCACGAGTGGGACATCTCCCGCGATGCGCCCTACTTCGGCTTCGAGATCCCCGATGAGCCCAGCAAGTACTTCTACGTCTGGCTGGACGCGCCGATCGGCTACATGGCGAGCTTCAAGAACCTCTGCGCACGCCGCCCGGAACTGGACTTCGATGCGTTCTGGAAGAAGGACTCCAGCACCGAGCTCTATCACTTCATCGGCAAGGACATCATCAACTTCCACACCCTGTTCTGGCCGGCCATGCTCGAAGGTGCCGGCCTGCGCAAGCCCACCGCCGTTGCCGTGCACGGCTACCTGACGGTCAATGGGCAGAAGATGTCCAAGTCGCGCGGCACCTTTATCAAGGCGCGCACTTACCTTGAACACCTGAACCCCGAATACCTGCGCTACTACTACGCCGCCAAGCTCGGCCGCGGCGTGGACGACCTGGACCTGAACCTCGAAGACTTCGTGCAGAAGGTCAATTCCGACCTCGTCGGCAAGGTCGTCAACATCGCCAGCCGTTGCGCCGGGTTCATCCACAAAGGCAACGGCGGCATGATGGTCGACCGCAACGCCGCGCCGGAACTGACCGACGCCTTCCAGACCGCCGCACCGTCCATTGCCGAAGCCTACGAAAACCGCGATTTCGCCCGCGCCATGCGCGAGATCATGGCGCTCGCCGACCGCGCCAATGCCTGGATCGCCGACAAGGCGCCCTGGGCACTGAACAAGCAGGACGGCATGCAGGATGAAGTCCAGGCGATCTGCGCTACCGGCATCAATCTGTTCCGCCAACTGGTGATCTTCCTCAAGCCGGTACTGCCGAACCTGGCCGCCGACGCCGAGCGCTTCCTGAACGTCGAGCCACTAGGCTGGACTGACCTGCAAACGCTGCTGACCAACCATCAGCTGAACACTTTCACCCCGCTATTGACCCGTATCGAGCCTGCCAAAATCGAAGCCATGATCGAATCATCCAAGGAAGACCTCGCCTCCACCGAAACCGCCGCCCAGCCGACCGGCAATGGAGAGCTGACCAAAGAGCCTATCGCTGCTGAAATCGCTTTCGACGCCTTCGCTGCCGTGGACCTGCGCATCGCGCTGATCGAAAAGTGCGAGTTCGTGGAAGGCGCCGACAAGCTGCTGCGCCTGACCCTCGACATCGGCGATGCCAAGCGCAACGTGTTCTCCGGCATCAAGAGCGCCTACCCGGACCCAAGCAAACTGGAAGGTCGCCTGACGCTTTATGTCGCCAACCTTGCCGCGCGCAAGATGAAGTTCGGCGTCTCCGAAGGTATGGTGCTGGCCGCCGGCCCTGGCGGTGAAGAGATCTACCTGCTCAGCCCGGACAGCGGCGCCAAGCCCGGTCAACGCGTCAAGTAA
- a CDS encoding cold-shock protein: MSNRQTGTVKWFNDEKGFGFITPQSGDDLFVHFRAIQGDGFKSLKEGQQVSFVATRGQKGMQAEEVQVI; this comes from the coding sequence ATGTCCAATCGCCAAACCGGTACCGTTAAGTGGTTCAACGATGAGAAAGGCTTCGGCTTCATCACTCCGCAATCCGGTGACGACCTTTTCGTACACTTCCGCGCCATCCAAGGCGACGGTTTCAAGAGCCTGAAAGAAGGCCAGCAAGTTTCCTTCGTCGCTACTCGCGGCCAGAAGGGCATGCAAGCTGAGGAAGTTCAGGTTATCTAA
- a CDS encoding dCTP deaminase has product MSIKSDKWIRRMAQEHGMIEPYVERQMRGEGSERLISYGVSSYGYDVRCADEFKIFTNINSAIVDPKNFDEKSFVDIKSDVCIIPPNSFALARTVEYFRIPRNVLTICLGKSTYARCGIIVNVTPLEPEWEGHVTLEFSNTTTLPAKIYANEGVAQMLFLESDEECETSYRDRGGKYQGQRGVTLPKA; this is encoded by the coding sequence ATGAGCATCAAATCGGATAAATGGATTCGTCGGATGGCCCAAGAGCACGGCATGATCGAGCCCTATGTCGAACGCCAGATGCGCGGCGAGGGCAGCGAGCGCTTGATCTCTTACGGCGTGTCCAGCTATGGCTACGACGTGCGCTGCGCCGATGAATTCAAGATTTTCACCAACATCAATTCGGCAATCGTCGATCCGAAGAATTTCGACGAGAAGAGCTTCGTCGACATTAAGAGCGACGTCTGCATCATCCCGCCCAACTCTTTCGCACTGGCGCGCACGGTCGAATACTTCCGCATTCCGCGCAACGTGCTGACCATCTGCCTGGGGAAGAGCACTTATGCGCGCTGCGGCATCATCGTCAACGTGACGCCGCTGGAGCCAGAGTGGGAAGGGCACGTGACCCTGGAGTTCTCCAACACCACCACCCTGCCAGCGAAGATCTACGCCAACGAAGGCGTGGCGCAGATGCTGTTCTTGGAATCGGATGAAGAGTGCGAGACCTCTTATCGTGATCGCGGCGGTAAGTATCAGGGTCAGCGTGGCGTGACCTTGCCGAAGGCCTGA
- a CDS encoding phosphotransferase: protein MKKIDLHMHTIPTVSESHFQFSSEKLKQYVCSASLDAVAITNHDMFDLAQYNEIVEAVSCVVFPGIEINLESGHVLIISERENLDDFQLKANAVTQKIVAVGDSISVDELIRIFGDLNNYLVIPHYEKRPSLHAETIKKIRGYISSGEVDSPKKFVRMTKDEAELTPVIFSDVRISEGMSKFPIRQTYIDCGELSIKSLKYSLLDRSKVALSKSDGNSLFEVFDDGQKLSTGLNIVLGARSSGKTVTLAQINSDFENVKYIQQFSLVQRDDASYEKEFNADVARQKSTFADKHLAPFKAVLGDVLNIDLEINQRKVTDYLESLLKSAEETEKLDSFSRVVLFNEALFEVGEDHTLNNLIGSVRQLIENIEYRAVIDKYVDMSGLKALACELILLLWSKAYERKKKCLVNDIVRDVKNKLQLRTSATQVKDVDLYNIMLERRKISRFIQITKLLQEEKLIFQESFQGFKVVCKQRAFSGAGEIKQVSGQKVAFSDAFRDYSNPYKYLAALKANDSLTPSEFYRYFACIDYEILNKDGFKVSGGERSEFRLLQEIKDAQNFDYLLIDEPESSFDNVFLKGEVNQMLKQISRSMPVVIVTHNSVVGASIKADYIVYTAKEVEGGRIIYRRYSGHPSDKELISTDGKKIGNFQVTMDSLEAGETAYVERKAGYENLKN from the coding sequence TTGAAGAAAATTGATCTCCACATGCATACGATTCCAACGGTTAGTGAGTCACACTTTCAGTTTTCATCGGAAAAACTAAAGCAGTATGTGTGCTCCGCAAGCTTAGATGCTGTTGCCATAACGAATCATGATATGTTTGATCTTGCCCAATACAACGAAATCGTTGAAGCGGTAAGTTGCGTGGTGTTTCCGGGAATTGAAATAAATTTAGAAAGCGGTCATGTTCTTATAATATCTGAAAGGGAAAATTTAGATGATTTCCAATTAAAAGCGAATGCTGTGACGCAGAAAATTGTAGCTGTAGGAGATTCAATAAGCGTCGATGAGTTAATTCGGATTTTTGGTGATCTGAATAATTATTTAGTAATCCCTCACTATGAGAAAAGACCCAGCCTCCACGCAGAAACAATAAAGAAAATACGGGGGTATATCTCCTCTGGTGAGGTTGATAGTCCTAAAAAATTCGTTCGAATGACCAAAGATGAGGCCGAATTAACGCCGGTAATCTTTAGTGATGTTCGAATTTCTGAGGGGATGAGCAAGTTTCCAATTAGGCAGACGTATATAGATTGTGGAGAGTTGTCCATAAAATCATTGAAATACAGTCTTCTGGATAGATCCAAAGTGGCACTATCTAAATCAGATGGGAATTCACTGTTCGAGGTTTTTGACGATGGGCAGAAGCTGTCTACGGGGTTAAATATTGTTCTTGGGGCTAGGTCTTCAGGGAAAACTGTAACCTTAGCCCAGATAAATAGTGACTTCGAAAACGTAAAATATATCCAGCAATTCTCTCTTGTTCAAAGGGATGATGCGAGCTATGAGAAGGAATTCAACGCGGATGTGGCTCGCCAAAAAAGTACTTTTGCGGATAAACATTTAGCCCCATTCAAAGCTGTTTTAGGCGATGTTCTGAATATTGACCTTGAGATAAATCAACGCAAGGTCACAGATTATCTCGAAAGTCTTTTGAAATCGGCTGAGGAAACCGAAAAGCTAGACTCATTCTCCCGGGTCGTCTTGTTTAACGAGGCCCTATTTGAGGTTGGCGAAGATCACACGCTTAATAATCTAATCGGCTCTGTTCGCCAATTAATAGAAAATATTGAGTATAGGGCGGTTATCGATAAGTATGTTGATATGTCCGGGCTGAAGGCCTTGGCTTGCGAATTGATATTGCTTCTATGGTCCAAGGCATATGAAAGAAAGAAGAAGTGTTTGGTTAATGACATTGTGCGAGATGTTAAAAACAAACTTCAGCTAAGGACGTCAGCTACTCAAGTTAAGGATGTCGATCTTTATAATATTATGCTTGAGCGCAGGAAGATCTCTAGATTTATTCAAATTACCAAGCTGCTCCAAGAGGAGAAGTTAATTTTCCAGGAAAGTTTTCAAGGGTTTAAGGTTGTCTGTAAGCAGCGTGCTTTTTCAGGTGCTGGCGAAATCAAGCAAGTTAGCGGCCAGAAAGTTGCTTTTAGTGATGCGTTCAGAGATTACTCTAACCCATATAAGTATCTTGCTGCTCTGAAGGCAAACGACAGTCTGACTCCGTCGGAGTTTTATAGGTATTTTGCTTGTATCGATTATGAGATATTGAATAAGGATGGTTTTAAGGTTTCTGGTGGTGAAAGATCTGAGTTTAGATTGTTGCAAGAAATCAAAGATGCTCAGAACTTTGATTATCTATTGATAGATGAGCCGGAGTCGTCATTTGATAACGTCTTTCTAAAAGGCGAGGTTAATCAAATGCTAAAGCAAATATCCAGAAGTATGCCGGTTGTCATTGTTACGCATAATAGCGTGGTTGGGGCTTCAATTAAGGCTGATTATATAGTTTACACTGCCAAGGAGGTCGAAGGAGGGCGTATCATATATAGAAGATATTCGGGGCATCCGTCAGATAAGGAGCTGATCTCAACTGATGGAAAGAAAATAGGTAATTTTCAAGTAACTATGGACTCGTTGGAAGCAGGCGAAACTGCTTATGTGGAGCGAAAGGCTGGATATGAAAATCTTAAAAATTGA